In Ancylothrix sp. D3o, the following proteins share a genomic window:
- a CDS encoding DNA endonuclease, whose product MVGMLLGCSKRSQNNFLIQHSTGKEDYVLFKKQLLEQITKKPVSLRVVHLKDGELIRLEPKQIPLTRILLKKLYPRGTKTVTRKFLNLLTIAGIAIWFLDAGAKSFKRKNGKIHALEITLNTSLSKEENEIIIAYFSEVWGFKWGLSKNKTSYRLRMGTQEGKRFLTFIKPYVPNSMLYKIETSLNTTATT is encoded by the coding sequence CTGGTTGGAATGTTATTAGGGTGCTCAAAAAGAAGTCAAAATAACTTTTTGATCCAACATTCAACCGGCAAAGAGGACTATGTTTTATTTAAAAAACAACTCCTCGAACAAATCACAAAAAAACCGGTAAGCCTCCGCGTGGTGCATCTCAAAGACGGCGAACTCATCCGCCTCGAACCGAAACAAATTCCCTTAACACGGATATTGCTAAAAAAGCTATATCCCAGAGGAACAAAAACCGTAACTCGAAAGTTCCTCAACCTTTTAACAATTGCGGGAATAGCAATTTGGTTTCTCGATGCGGGAGCAAAGTCTTTTAAGAGAAAAAACGGCAAAATTCACGCGCTGGAAATTACCCTCAATACCTCACTTTCTAAAGAAGAAAACGAGATAATTATCGCTTATTTTTCGGAAGTGTGGGGGTTTAAGTGGGGGTTAAGCAAAAACAAAACCAGCTACCGGCTGCGAATGGGAACCCAAGAAGGAAAACGTTTTTTAACCTTCATAAAACCCTACGTTCCTAACTCAATGCTCTATAAAATCGAAACCTCCTTGAACACAACGGCCACCACCTAA
- a CDS encoding gas vesicle protein — protein sequence MSLTPQPRSTVPSRGIASATSGSTLADILERVLDKGIVIAGDISVSVGSTELLSIRIRLLIASVDKAKEMGINWWESDPYLSSQARNLMEANQQLLEEMKSLKEEVETLKMLAGSREEVKE from the coding sequence ATGAGTTTGACACCGCAACCTCGCTCAACTGTCCCCAGTCGGGGAATTGCCAGTGCTACTTCTGGCTCAACTTTGGCGGATATTTTAGAGCGGGTGTTAGATAAAGGGATTGTTATTGCTGGGGATATTTCGGTTTCGGTTGGTTCAACGGAGTTATTAAGTATTCGGATTCGTTTATTAATTGCTTCGGTTGATAAGGCTAAGGAAATGGGGATAAATTGGTGGGAAAGTGACCCTTATTTAAGTTCGCAGGCTCGAAATTTAATGGAGGCCAATCAGCAATTATTAGAGGAAATGAAAAGTTTAAAAGAAGAAGTGGAGACGTTAAAAATGCTGGCTGGAAGTCGGGAGGAGGTGAAAGAGTGA
- a CDS encoding NUDIX hydrolase, with the protein MQRLWQYVQTVLGVIFRHPVTGTVAVPILPDGRIVMIRRQDTGEWGLPGGIVNWGEDISTAIRRELKEETGLNLVKISRLVGVYSAPDRDPRIHSICVLVEAEVEGEMKVSDTLEIAEVKAFSRDNLPQGKLSHDHNRQLEDYLKGDTVLA; encoded by the coding sequence ATGCAGCGTTTATGGCAGTATGTTCAAACAGTTTTAGGGGTGATTTTTAGGCATCCAGTCACGGGTACTGTGGCTGTTCCAATTTTACCAGATGGTCGCATTGTAATGATTCGCCGCCAAGATACGGGGGAGTGGGGTTTACCGGGGGGAATTGTGAATTGGGGTGAAGATATTTCGACGGCTATTCGTCGAGAATTGAAGGAAGAAACGGGTTTAAATTTAGTAAAAATTAGCCGGTTGGTGGGGGTGTATTCTGCACCTGATAGAGACCCCAGAATTCACTCAATTTGTGTGCTAGTGGAGGCGGAAGTTGAGGGGGAAATGAAAGTTTCTGATACTTTAGAAATTGCGGAAGTAAAAGCTTTTTCTCGTGATAATTTGCCCCAAGGTAAACTTAGCCATGATCACAACCGGCAATTAGAAGATTATCTTAAGGGTGACACTGTTTTAGCTTAA
- the gvpA gene encoding gas vesicle structural protein GvpA, with amino-acid sequence MAVEKVNSSSSLAEVVDRILDKGIVVDAWVRVSLVGIELLAIEARIVIASVETYLKYAEAVGLTAQAAVPTIPAV; translated from the coding sequence ATGGCCGTTGAAAAAGTAAACTCTTCTTCGAGTTTGGCAGAAGTTGTAGACCGCATTCTTGATAAAGGCATTGTTGTAGATGCTTGGGTGCGGGTTTCGTTGGTGGGGATTGAATTGTTAGCCATTGAAGCGCGGATCGTTATTGCTTCTGTGGAAACTTATTTGAAATATGCCGAAGCTGTTGGTTTGACAGCCCAAGCTGCCGTCCCGACTATTCCGGCGGTGTAG
- the gvpN gene encoding gas vesicle protein GvpN yields the protein MTTVLRASARGFINTPSVERTASRALRYLQSGFSVHLRGPAGTGKTTLALHLADLLNRPIVLIFGDDELKSSDLIGNQSGYTRKKVVDNYIHSVVKVEDELRQNWTDSRLTMAAKEGFTLVYDEFNRSRPEVNNVLLSALEEKMLILPPNGNRSDYIRVHPQFRAIFTSNPEEYCGVHATQDALLDRLVTINMPEPEGETQIEIIVQKTGIEREKAGQIVRLLQVFRERTGSDKLSGLRAGLMIAKVCFEHNLPLLPENVDFREICCDVLLSRSGMPVDVASKLLDEVLDDLSAVWNVSSEIEVRVSSASISVPVISDEKVYAFLQQSQGAKLAEIEMALGINRIQTTDALRVLIKKGVVKQREDRSFVILGGN from the coding sequence ATGACAACCGTACTGCGAGCCTCTGCGAGAGGTTTTATCAACACACCGAGCGTTGAGCGAACAGCTTCTAGGGCTCTGCGTTATTTGCAATCAGGATTTTCTGTGCATTTGCGTGGGCCCGCCGGCACCGGCAAAACAACTTTGGCTTTACATTTGGCGGATCTTTTAAACCGGCCTATTGTTTTAATTTTTGGCGATGATGAGTTAAAAAGCTCCGATTTGATTGGCAATCAATCGGGTTATACTCGCAAAAAAGTGGTGGATAATTATATTCACAGTGTGGTCAAAGTTGAAGATGAATTGCGGCAAAATTGGACAGATTCTCGCTTGACAATGGCTGCTAAAGAAGGCTTTACTTTGGTTTATGATGAGTTTAATCGGTCGCGTCCAGAGGTGAATAACGTTTTGCTGTCGGCTCTGGAAGAAAAAATGCTGATTTTGCCTCCAAATGGAAATCGGTCTGATTATATTCGCGTTCATCCCCAATTCCGAGCGATTTTTACCTCGAACCCAGAAGAATATTGTGGGGTTCATGCAACTCAAGATGCGCTGTTAGACCGATTGGTTACTATTAATATGCCGGAACCGGAAGGGGAAACGCAGATAGAAATTATTGTCCAAAAAACGGGGATTGAAAGAGAAAAAGCTGGTCAGATTGTGCGGTTGTTGCAAGTGTTTCGAGAACGGACGGGAAGTGATAAACTTTCGGGTTTGCGTGCCGGTTTGATGATTGCTAAGGTGTGTTTTGAACACAATTTGCCGCTGTTGCCAGAAAATGTTGATTTTCGGGAAATTTGCTGTGATGTTTTGCTGTCGAGATCGGGGATGCCGGTAGATGTGGCAAGCAAGCTACTTGATGAAGTTTTAGATGATCTTTCGGCGGTGTGGAATGTTAGCAGTGAGATTGAAGTAAGGGTTAGTTCGGCTTCTATTTCGGTGCCGGTGATTTCTGATGAAAAAGTTTATGCTTTTTTGCAACAATCTCAGGGGGCAAAACTTGCAGAAATTGAGATGGCGTTAGGGATTAACCGTATTCAAACGACCGATGCTTTAAGGGTTTTAATTAAAAAAGGTGTGGTGAAGCAGCGCGAAGATCGCAGTTTTGTTATACTGGGAGGTAATTGA
- a CDS encoding pantothenate kinase, producing MNQTTKDKHYWLALMVGNSRLHWACFCDRHLLASCDTPHPPAPQLFATEFSFSAWQPQFNTETIPSFATNLTDQPPVVVASVVPDLLKPWQSYPNARILTLADVPMVGIYPTLGIDRALAVWGAGNLLGWPVLVIDTGTALTFTAANSNKTLKGGAILPGLGLQFQSLSQKTAALPLIEISSNPTLPPRWALNTEDAISSGILYTLLAGIHNFITDWLQQFPSSSIALTGGDRQILGYYLKQLFPDISAPLIIDKNLIFWGIRDLALSQM from the coding sequence ATGAATCAAACAACCAAGGATAAGCATTACTGGCTGGCGTTAATGGTAGGAAACTCGCGGCTGCATTGGGCGTGTTTTTGTGACCGGCATCTTCTGGCATCTTGCGACACTCCCCACCCACCGGCACCGCAATTATTTGCCACAGAATTCTCGTTTTCAGCGTGGCAACCCCAATTTAATACAGAAACAATCCCATCTTTTGCAACCAATTTAACCGATCAGCCGCCGGTTGTGGTGGCTTCAGTAGTCCCTGACTTATTAAAACCTTGGCAAAGTTATCCAAATGCCCGCATTTTAACCCTCGCAGATGTGCCAATGGTGGGGATTTATCCGACTCTAGGAATTGACAGGGCTTTGGCAGTTTGGGGGGCCGGCAATTTATTAGGCTGGCCGGTTTTAGTAATAGACACCGGCACCGCTTTAACCTTCACCGCTGCTAATAGCAATAAAACCCTGAAGGGCGGCGCAATTTTACCCGGTCTTGGCTTACAATTTCAATCATTATCCCAAAAAACTGCCGCCCTTCCTTTAATTGAAATTTCCTCAAACCCAACCTTACCTCCCCGTTGGGCCTTAAATACCGAAGATGCAATTTCCAGCGGAATTCTTTACACCCTTTTGGCCGGTATTCACAACTTTATTACCGACTGGTTACAGCAATTTCCCAGCAGTTCTATCGCCCTCACCGGCGGAGATCGGCAGATTTTAGGCTATTATTTAAAACAATTATTTCCCGATATTTCCGCCCCCCTCATTATCGATAAAAATCTAATTTTTTGGGGAATAAGAGACTTAGCCCTTAGCCAAATGTAG
- the bcp gene encoding thioredoxin-dependent thiol peroxidase yields the protein MPINLGDLAPDFSLPDAEGNIHRLSALRGKRVVLYFYPRDNTPGCTKEACAFKDFYPQYKSQDIVVLGISSDDAKSHTKFIQKYQLPFPLLCDEGAKVATAYESYGLKKFMGKEYMGVHRHTFVIAPDGTLEKIYRKVKPETHAAEILSDIGDL from the coding sequence ATGCCTATTAATCTTGGCGATCTCGCTCCCGATTTCAGCCTACCCGACGCCGAAGGTAACATCCACCGCTTGTCTGCTTTGCGGGGTAAGCGTGTTGTCTTATACTTTTATCCCCGCGATAATACCCCTGGTTGCACCAAAGAAGCCTGTGCATTTAAAGATTTTTACCCGCAATATAAATCACAAGATATTGTGGTGCTGGGAATCAGTAGCGATGATGCCAAATCTCACACAAAATTTATCCAAAAATATCAACTTCCGTTTCCCTTATTATGTGATGAAGGCGCAAAAGTTGCGACGGCTTATGAAAGTTATGGGCTGAAAAAATTTATGGGCAAAGAATATATGGGTGTTCACCGGCACACTTTTGTCATAGCCCCAGATGGCACTTTGGAAAAAATTTACCGCAAAGTTAAACCGGAAACTCACGCAGCGGAAATTTTGTCTGATATTGGGGATTTGTGA
- a CDS encoding tocopherol cyclase family protein, whose amino-acid sequence MTNPSITLQTPHSGYHWDGSGRFFEGWYYRVTLPEDGNTFAFMYSIEDPAGDTPIAGGAAQILGPDDAYFIRTFPDVKKFWAWQDALGLGHWGNSNFSTSEKPRLLTPENFNQNIQQGYQCTATLNQGKLFDPGTGHTVKWQYEITPIYGWGNTNTPQQSTAGWLSSFPIFEPGWQILMAHGHATGYIEWQNKRYEFINAPAYSEKNWGRSFPKKWFWANCNLFENEPNLALTAGGGRRGVLWWEESVAMVGIHYQGKFYEFVPWNSQVSWEITPWGTWQINAKTPQYQVTLTGTTSRPGLPLRAPTQDGLKYVCRDTAYGHLTLTLREKRGGRFQDILNATSECCGLEVGGGPWDGIWRSA is encoded by the coding sequence ATGACAAACCCTTCTATCACTCTCCAAACCCCTCACAGCGGCTACCATTGGGACGGTAGCGGACGCTTTTTTGAAGGTTGGTATTACCGCGTAACATTACCCGAAGATGGCAATACCTTTGCTTTTATGTATTCCATCGAAGATCCCGCCGGTGACACCCCTATTGCCGGTGGTGCAGCCCAAATTCTCGGCCCCGATGATGCCTACTTTATCCGTACCTTTCCTGATGTTAAAAAATTTTGGGCGTGGCAAGATGCCTTGGGTTTAGGACATTGGGGAAACAGCAACTTTTCGACATCAGAAAAACCCCGTCTTTTAACCCCAGAAAATTTTAATCAAAACATCCAGCAAGGCTATCAATGCACCGCAACTTTAAACCAAGGAAAACTTTTTGACCCCGGCACCGGCCACACCGTAAAATGGCAATATGAAATTACCCCCATTTACGGCTGGGGAAACACAAATACACCCCAACAATCAACAGCAGGATGGTTATCTTCTTTCCCAATTTTTGAACCCGGATGGCAAATTCTCATGGCACACGGCCACGCCACCGGCTACATTGAATGGCAAAACAAACGCTACGAATTTATTAACGCACCGGCCTATTCTGAGAAAAATTGGGGCCGGTCATTTCCGAAAAAATGGTTTTGGGCAAACTGCAATTTATTTGAAAACGAACCCAACCTTGCCTTAACTGCCGGTGGCGGAAGACGCGGCGTTTTATGGTGGGAAGAAAGCGTGGCAATGGTAGGAATACACTATCAAGGAAAATTTTATGAATTCGTACCTTGGAACTCGCAAGTATCGTGGGAAATAACCCCCTGGGGCACTTGGCAAATAAACGCCAAAACCCCCCAATACCAAGTTACCCTCACCGGCACCACCTCGCGGCCTGGTTTACCCCTGCGAGCACCCACCCAAGACGGCCTAAAATACGTCTGCCGCGACACCGCCTACGGCCACCTCACCCTGACATTGCGCGAAAAGAGGGGAGGTCGGTTTCAAGACATCCTCAACGCCACCAGTGAATGTTGTGGTTTAGAAGTCGGGGGTGGCCCTTGGGATGGAATTTGGCGTTCTGCCTAA